Proteins from a single region of Anastrepha ludens isolate Willacy chromosome 5, idAnaLude1.1, whole genome shotgun sequence:
- the LOC128864991 gene encoding piggyBac transposable element-derived protein 4-like — MSYEETQRRLLRVFEAADQDDSCDDSGSDFEIDNVGQRSSESDSEQEVGLPNEEENEAEGSEERESNDNRPYFTGKNGTKWFSVPERSNVRTRSENIIRERQGVKDIGKNAKTAVECWKLFLTDEILQEILLHTNSQINLKRTACENSHVKKYIMADLSSSELKAFIGLLYLAGQFKANKLNLKDLWISDGSGVEIFRTTMTLKRFQFIQNCLRFDDKNTRSERKATDNLAAIRSFFEKFVANCQIVYTPSEYTTIDEQLPSFRGRCSFRQYMPNKPNKYGLKIYALVDAKSFYVINLEIYPGKQPTGPYALSNKAYDVVDRLVAPISKTNRNVTFDNWFTSYPLMLHLLKEHRLTSTGTVRKNKPEIPSQMLQTRNREIPSTVFGFQKDISLLSHVPKKNKVVLLMSTLHHDDSVVADTNGTQKPEMIIFYNQTKGGVDVVDELCTNYDVSRNTKRWPMVIFYAVLNMAGINSIIVYKSNNSSNLSRRNFLRDLGIGLVSEHLQNRKENQHLPRELRKRILDQVDEPSHSQRPPNKVPKPIRRCQICPTKKDRKTKHTCYKCNRYLCMEHAVFTCQDCAQTEDDYENSE, encoded by the coding sequence atgtcATACGAAGAAACCCAAAGAAGATTATTGAGGGTTTTCGAAGCAGCTGATCAGGATGATTCTTGTGATGATTCTGGTAGTGACTTCGAAATTGATAATGTTGGCCAAAGAAGCTCTGAAAGTGATTCGGAACAAGAGGTAGGATTACCGAATGAGGAAGAAAACGAAGCTGAGGGATCTGAAGAACGTGAAAGCAATGATAACAGACCATATTTTACTGGAAAGAATGGTACAAAGTGGTTTAGTGTACCAGAAAGGTCTAACGTGCGTACGAGATCAGAAAACATTATAAGGGAAAGGCAGGGCGTAAAAGATATTGGCAAAAATGCAAAGACAGCTGTTGAATGTTGGAAACTCTTTCTTACTGATGAGATTTTGCAAGAAATATTGTTACATACAAATAGTCAAATAAATCTGAAGAGAACTGCTTGTGAAAATAGTCACGTAAAGAAATATATCATGGCAGACTTGTCATCGTCAGAATTAAAGGCTTTTATCGGTCTCTTGTATCTTGCAGGACAGTTCAAAGCAAATAAGCTGAATTTGAAGGATCTGTGGATAAGTGATGGATCAGGGGTTGAGATTTTTAGGACAACGATGACTTTGAAGagatttcaatttattcaaaacTGTTTACGGTTTGATGATAAGAATACTCGGAGCGAAAGAAAAGCTACTGATAATTTGGCTgccattcgttcttttttcgagAAGTTCGTAGCAAATTGCCAAATTGTTTATACACCATCTGAGTATACAACTATAGATGAACAACTTCCATCGTTTCGAGGCCGTTGCAGTTTTCGCCAGTATATGCCCAATAAGCCAAACAAATATGGCTTGAAAATATATGCCTTGGTTGATGCAAAGTCGTTTTACGTCATCAATCTTGAAATTTACCCAGGAAAACAACCAACAGGCCCTTACGCTCTCAGTAACAAAGCTTATGATGTTGTGGACAGACTTGTGGCTCCAATTTCCAAAACCAATCGCAATGTCACCTTTGATAACTGGTTTACCAGTTATCCGTTGATGTTACACTTATTGAAAGAACATCGTTTGACAAGCACAGGCACTGTTCGAAAAAATAAGCCCGAGATTCCAAGTCAGATGCTCCAAACGCGTAACCGAGAGATCCCCAGCACAGTGTTTGGATTTCAAAAGGATATATCTTTATTGTCCCAtgtgccaaaaaaaaacaaggttgTTTTGTTGATGTCAACATTACATCACGATGATAGCGTTGTTGCTGATACTAATGGCACACAAAAACcagaaatgattattttttataatcagaCCAAGGGAGGCGTTGATGTTGTAGATGAGCTGTGCACCAACTACGATGTTTCGCGAAATACAAAGCGCTGGCCAATGGTGATTTTCTATGCAGTTTTGAACATGGCTGGTATAAATAGCATAATAGTTTACAAGTCCAATAATAGTAGCAATTTGTCACGCCGAAATTTTCTTAGAGACCTGGGTATTGGATTGGTTTCAGAACATTTACAAAACAGAAAGGAAAATCAGCATTTACCCCGAGAGCTTCGCAAACGAATTCTGGACCAAGTGGATGAACCCTCACACTCACAACGACCTCCAAATAAAGTTCCTAAGCCTATCAGGAGATGTCAAATATGCCCTACTAAAAAAGATCGCAAGACTAAACACACTTGTTATAAATGCAATCGCTATTTATGTATGGAACATGCTGTTTTCACGTGTCAAGATTGCGCTCAAACTGAAGATGATTACGAGAACTCTGAATAA